The nucleotide sequence ATATGTTGGGGAAACCCATTATCGTGTTCAGGACCCTATTACTAAGAAGACTAGGGATTCGCAAAATAATATTTGGGGTCCATAGTAAAGTTAcatggagatataaatgttgataatattttctacaaatctagttaaaattgagaaagtttggcGGTCACGAATACCATAACGACACTTATTTTAGGATGACGGAGGGAGTAAGTACTAGCATCTAGAAATTTCTTATAAAAACTAGAACATCAAATGATTGCGTCACAAAATAAGAGTTCTCAACgaataagtttttttttaaatcctGAATTCCTCTTGGTTTTAGTTTAGGGAGAAAAACTTTTGAATATTGTTTTGTAAACATCAGATAATCCACATAAAATTTGCAGATAATCCATATCGGTCGGATTTTGTCTATTCCATATCCTACCTAGCATCCGCACATAATCGGATTCGAATTATTCTTATCCATACAGATATCAAAAGTTCTTCGTATCCTCAAAATTCGGATTCACAACAGAGAATTATCTGCACCACTTGGCCCTCGCACAGCTCATACTGGTTCACCATCGCCCTGTTCcgctgatggtttctgcggctgataagacggctgatgttgttttgtttgagagaaaaatactataccatgacTGAGAAGTTCCAGAAAACTGGGTGAAAATGTTCATACTATCCTGTAGATGATTTGATACCATATGATTTATGAAtcgtcatcatgacatcatccGTCAAGGACTGTACCATCGACAGGGTCGGGTCACCATTTATTAGCGAGGCCAGCCCAACAACGCCCAAACAAACCCTCAATCAAACGTTAATATAAAACACATCAGGCCTTGCTTGCTGGTGTATCCCTCCAGCCcgctggaagaagaagaagaaaaaagggaCCTGATACTGAGAGCAAGCAACCAACGGGGGAGAGCCATGGCGAagcctcgcggcggcggcggcctcctgGACTTAGAGGGGCACTACGCCTTCTACGGCGCCTACCACAGCAACCCCGTCAACGTGAGCATCCACGAGCTCTTCGTCTGGCCCATCTTCCTCACGGCGCTCATGCTCCTCCACCTCACCGCCCCCTCCGCGCACGCCGCCGGCATCGGCGCCGCGGTCTACGCGTCCTACTACTTCCTCCTCGACCGCCGCGCGGGCGCGCTCGCCGCCCTCCTCTGCTACCTCTGCTGGGCCGCCAGCGGCGCCCTCGCTGCCCGCCTCGGTTTCTCCGTTGGATGGAAGGTAAGGGGGGAAAAGCGACGCCCTTTCGCATCGATCCTTGACTTAGCTCGTCCTGTATCATGTCTTATGTGCTTGGATTTCTATAATCAGCTACAGTTAATAGCATTCCTCGAGTACCGGTGCCTTGATTTTGGTATCCACGGGGGAAAATTGGATTTCTGTAATCAGCTACAGTTAGTATCATTCCTCGAGTACCGGTGCCTTGATTAAGCGAAGATAGCAAAATTCGTCTGATTAATCGAAGATAGCAAAATTTCAGATGAGCTTCATCCGTATATTCGGTGATTCCTAGATGGTTATGTACTTGTAGTCGCCCCATAAGTACAGTTTGGGATTACACTCTGACACTTTTACTGGTGCAATAGGGATATTCGGATGACGCTGGTTACTGTAGTTCTTTTATGTTGACGAATTTTAGTCGATACAGTTCAGCTTTTATTGAGGCATTCACATGTGAACTTTTCATCCAGTTTTCCCCTTTAGTTCCTTTGAGGTGGGTGATACTGAAAGTGAAAGAGCTTGATCTCTCAGAGTTTCTCGATGTGTTTTTTTAATGTGCGATTGTGATCTAGCTCTGCTGTATGGATTTTCTTAGTTCATTTAGCGCTAGATATAGCCTATTGGTAATTTCATTTTCAAAAACTGCCCTCTTTTGTTGACCGAGTTTACCCAATATCCTATTGGAGCATCTATGTTTTAGTTTTGTTTGTGACTGAAGTAATGGTCAAATGAATGGCACGCAGATGACACATATGTCAATATGATGGTCAATATTGATCTGCTCTGCTCCGCTGTTTGATAGTAGTCTACGAGCACAATTGAATATCAATGCATTCATAAATAAGTTGATCATGTTGTGTGCAACTCTTTTCTTTAATAGAGAAGAATTAAGGGTGCGAGGATTGTTTGCTGGATGCTAACTAGATTTGGTAGCATCCTAACTGATGAGCTCTAGAAACCTGCTTTCCCATTTGTCAAAAGGGTTGTGGCCGTCTCCCAATGCTAACTTCAAGTTACTGGCATAGCATGGGTTCTTTTGCTGATGTGCAAAGGTCTGGACAGATAATATGTTTCATTGTGACATAGGACAGAATCTTCGGTAGGACTTATTGCTGTTGCTGCTGATTTGTAgggctgatttgttgcgagagagaaacactgttccATGGCTGAAAAAGTAGGGCTGATTCTGTcttataagctcaagcgaacagagtACTGGATAACTTATTTTTAGTTTACTGTTGTCCTTCAAAAAAATCATCCCAGAAGATGAAACTATCGGTTACTTGGCTCTCACTGTCATACCTTGGGCTCACAAAGAGCTTATTTTTTCATACTTTGTAGCAAAGAAATATTTGGTTCTGTGAGGGGACCATCTACAGATTGCCATACAGTACAAAATCGGCAGACTTATAAATATCTGCTTTTTTTTTATATGACAGTCCTTCTATTAAGCATTTAAGATTGTTGTAACCACAAAAAGGCACATTGCACTTTGCTTCTTCCGCTCTAATTCTGCACCATTAGTGATCATTATTGATGCTTCTGACAAACTAATTGCCTGTATTTAGTTACTTACCTGCATCAATAAGAAGGCATTTAGCACACCTGTGCTAAACAGTGTTTGAATAAACTAATTATTGAGTCTGCTTGTCACAAGTTGATAGCTCCTTTAAACTAATAAGTCGATATAACTTAGATATTTCAGAAGCTAGACCATGCAGGTGACTTGCACACTGGCACTCTTTCGTAACAACACAATTTATAAATCTGGCAGCATTGTACCTTTGCTTTGTTCTTAAATGCCTAGAGCAAAAAGATGAAATAACTATAGAAACCTCTTGTTGCCTGTATTTCATATTTTCAGTGTGAACTGAGGTAGTTGCAAGGCGCTTCTTTGGTTTCTGGTTCAATCATTAACTCTTACATTTTTTTATTAAAGGTTGTATTGGTGGCTCAGTTGGTCTGTTGGACTATGCAATTCATTGGTCATGGAGTTTTCGAGGTCTGTCTGTCATTCTATTTGGTTTTGGCTCTAGTTATTTTGTAATCACACATTCACACCCATAGATTACTTGTAAATCTTATTGTCCTTGCAGAAGCGAGCGCCTGCTCTCCTTGACAATCTTGTCCAGGCTTTCCTGATGGCACCATTCTTTGTGCTGCTAGAGGTAAACTTTTGCATTGCCGTGGTTTGTTGGCAACATTGCTGCTTCGCTGGATGGATAACATGACCACTCATGATAATCTTGTTTGTTTCAGATTCTTCACACATTTGGTGGGTACGAACCGTATCCTGGCTTCCATGACAAGGTGAACAAGTTGATTGAGGAAGCCCGGAAGGAATGGGAGGACAAGAAATCAAAGAAGTCCTCATGAGATATGTGTGAATTAACATCTCTGAACTGTTGAGGTCTGCCTGCTCGAGATGAACCTGCTGGATTGGATGAATCAGTTGCAAGGATGGTTACTGAATACCGATACTGTTTATGTTGTATAAGATGATGTGTACTATGTTGTCTGCTGTTTTTCTATATATTATACTGGTGATAAACCGAGGTAAATAACAATTTACATATGTATATATGTACTGGTGTGATTGTCTTGCTAGGACCCTTGTTTCTTGAGATATTTACCTGTATAGCTACGCCTTCAAAAAAAAATACGTTGTTCTTCTAtggtctcttttttttttttttgaacttacaTGTATGGCTCGAAAACGAAAATATCTTACTTCCATGGCCTTCCGTCCGATTCAGCCTTTTGACGGTGTTAAGTGCAAGATAAAATGACCATTTTACTCCTGGCGGTAAAAAGGGAGTACATGAATTTAGCTAGAGCTAGTTTTGGTTTGGCACGCAAATTCTAATATATTAAGGCAGTTTGGTTTGGCCGCCTCCTAGCGCGTCCACGTCGCCCTGAATTTCCCTGAACGTCCGATCTCTCGTTCGACGGCCCAGATCGCTCGAAGCGGATTCTCGCCTGCACCCGCTTCTCCTGCTTCTGGTTAGCTTCTCTGGTTTCTCCTCTGCTTCTCCCGCTTCTCGTCAGAATCTGGACAGTCAAATATATACAGCAGCTTTAGCTTCGCGTTCCAGATTCTTCTTCtcacccctcctctctctctctcttcgctctctctctccctcgttcTCCCGACGCTATGGGCGACGGCGCGGCGGCGAGCGGCTGGTccgtgctcctcctccacctccgcctcctccctccctccctccctccctccctctcctgccTCTCATCTCCgtttctccctccccttctcgCTCTCCTTCCCTCCTGATGCGGCAGCGGGTGGCGCGGGCGGCGGCCGGCTCCCGCGCGCGGCTGGCACGAGACGGCGCTTCGGCACCTCCGCCGCTCCCTCCCCCACCTTCGCagtcctctctttctctctcccgacGACCGCGGCCGCGTCTGCCCCGAGGAAACCCTAGCTTCCAGTCTTCatctcttcccctctctctctccctctccttcagGAACGGACCTAGACGCAACACGGCCGGCGCGGTGGCGTGGCCTCTCTCTCCCCAAGACGCGTGACGGCCACGGTGGGCTCGGATCTGACTGGCGACGATCCCCGGTGTGCGCTGCGCCGCCGCAGCTGGCTCCGACGGTTGTGACCGTGGTGCCCCCTCTGTTGCATTCGTTTCTTGGCGTCTCCCAGGTGAAGCAAGACCATCCCTCTCCTCTGTATTGATCCCATTGCAATCTCCTCTATGTGCCTCTTCTGGATTATAAGTGTGCGACTATGGTGCTGTTTTATTTATTTAAGTCTGAGTATATGCCATTGCTGATGATGTCATGATGATTGTAAGGTGCTTTTAATATACCTGAACATATTTTTGTGCCTTtgctattttgcttttttttgGTTGACCATATGTCAATGCCAATGATGCTGCAAACAAATATCTTTATCTGAAATATACGATGTGATTTTTGCTAACATGAACAGCTTGCGAGAAGCGGTCATGATTATCACTCTTTTATGATTTTTTGCTTTGTCATTGCGAGTGAGGTATTCATGTATGTCAAAcctgaaaatatttacatgtcatTGCTATTTTGCAATTTTTTCCCCGCACATGTCAGTGCCAATGTTGCTTGACAACAAATATCTTCTTCTCAGCTATACCATTTGAGAATATGCAGTCATGATTATCACTGTTTGTGTTCTATGATCTTTTTATTCTGGGGCATCTTCATATGTTTTCATGGATATTGCTTTCTACACTTTGGCTGCATTTGTCGTGAGCTCAGGGTGGCAACGTTAGTGCGGAAAGTTTTGGCCATTCCATTACGGTTTTACAATTGCGTTTTCCCCTGGCGCTTTCCACTGTTTAACACTACAAATTGCGACAACTTCTCGTGCAGAAGCTCTACTTTGTGAATTTTTTTAGAATAATATTACAAATTTGCCAGGGTCCGCTCATTAGCTATCGAACTTAGGTTTATCGTTTTCTAACCAGAAATACAAGTACTGCTGTCAGGTTAAAAAACTGACATAGTTTGTTCAAGTTATCTCATAGTGTAACTTCTGTTTACTCATctcgatctttttttttttggccttAAGGTCAACTACTCTGTATATGCCAGGTATCCCATTATCGCATTTTCTCTTTCGATGCTTCTCTGTTATTATTGTTGTGTGTACATATCATAAACCCTATTGACTGTCCTTCTATTGTGTTTAGGTGCATTCAATCAGATAGCAAGCAAAAGGTAAAAAAGGATGGACAGGTGAACAGCTTAACTCTGAAATGCTTCTTCATTTTTTTCCCCATTTGCAGCTTAGTTTACCTATACGTTCTACAGAAATTCCTGTGAATTTTATACATTTCTTGCATATAGAATTAGTTCTGTTGCACTGAACTATTTTCCATTAGAACCCCAAAAATCTTTGTAACAACCTCAAAAATCTCCATAGCTATCATTGGTGTATCCGGCAAAGTGAATTGTAGAACACTCGACTCAAAAATTAGATCATTTAAATCAATGTCAGATGAATCATTTAGAGAGAAAACTGCTGCTAGTGTTGTGCAACACACTTTTAGCTCAGGACCATCCAATGCCTTCAAGTTTGCTAAACTCATTAAAAATCCAAATAATTCTCTGAATGATTCCAATTCTTGAAATCTAGTCTCCAATGATCGGACTGCCATATCAATTATAACCGCGAAGTAACTAACTTTAAATTCCTTCTCACCTTCCAAGAATGCTTCCTCACTATTATTTTCATCAAAATGCTTCTTTCCACATCTCAACACAAGCTAAGAAATTGCCATTTTGGTCATTATAAAGCTGCTCGTTAGATCCTCTAAAAGCCAAATTACGTTTACCAAGGCATTTTACAATGGCAACTATTCTCATCAGTACTTGCCTTATGTGCTCTTTCTCCTTGGAGATTTGCTGCTGTAACTCTTTATCAATTGTCTCTTGTTTGCCTAATCTAGTTCTCAATTCATTCCATGAGTTCATATTGGTAATATGTTCAACAGTAATTTCATGTTCCTTCAGGCTCTCATTGATATGTTTTCAGTCTCTATACCCATCATTCCCCAATGAACTCTTGCACTTTTTAGAATTAAAAAGCTTACAACAAAAGCAAAATACTTTATCCAAGTGTTTGGAATAAACTAGCCATTTCCTGTCACGTAGCTCTCCATTATTCATTTTTCTATGATAATGAGAATATGCAAAATGTCTCTcaccccgttcgcttggaggaatttggatgaatctggatgaatctggaggaatttgtgagagagaaatactgttccggataaaaaaaagAAGTGGATCAAGCCGAGTTTAAGGGCCATATCTTCTCTTATAGGCCCCTTTTCAACTAATATATCCCTTGCTTTGTTATCAAGATTATCCCAATTTCTTGGATCATAAATATCCATGTGACACACTGGTTCCTCATCAAGACTACTATTTTCTGTAGTATTTAAATTAAATATGTGCTCATCAATACTcacattgttttcttccatgttaATGCCAACATTGTCATCGGGAGGACCTTCATCTTCTGGAATAATCTGTGTTGGTTCCTTTCAGACAACTATCGTCAACTCGTTTGGATCTTTTGAAGTGTTTGGATTATTCTTTTAAAACTTATGCATAGACCCCTATGTAATTGTATGAACTCATCTATTCGTgctttatttttcctttactcACTGCCGGAAGCATATTTTTTTGATAACATGATGCTGTTAAGATTTAGAGAAACAATTAGCTAAAAAAAGTAACTCATCTACTCTCGTTGCTGGCTCAGTGTGGGCGTGTGGCTCATCGCCAATCGTCGATTCGTTGTCGCTCGTCTAGGTCGGGCGGAGTCGCGGAGATCGTAGTGCGTGCGTCAcgtgtagggatgaaaacggtacggatattttccgaccgtatttgaaaccgaatccgtttagaggggttgagatctgtctatatccgagtctggatacccaacatccgataccgtatccgtatccgaatactcaaatcgcatatttatgatgtcgatatccaatcatatcctatccgacatagttgacactatccgtattcgaatccgaatctggacagaaatatgaaaacaaatgtaatatcggtgatatccatccgtatccgatccgttttcatccctagtcgcGTGGCGTCGAGTCCAGCGTCTCGTGGTCTCGCCTCGCGCCCTCGCGCAGGCGCGCCCTCGCATCTCATGTCGCcggtcgccgccgctgccgcgcgtGTCACGTCTGCCGCCGGTCCGTGTGACCGCAGACCGTGTCGCCGCCGCGGAAGAGGAGTCGAGTCGCGTGTCGGCGTGTGCGTGTGGCTTCTCGCGGACGCTAGTTCTTTCTTTCTGTTTTTTTAATACGGACACCATCCTTCTCGTggacgccaggacttgcaggccAGCAGTACTGGGCCAAATACTAATATACCTAGTGTTTACATACTTGGGGTGGGGCCCTACCTAATTGGGGGGCCAGGGCGGCAGCCCCGCTTGCCCGCATCCAGGGCCGGACCTGCCTAACTCCAGCTCGTACCTCGTAGCAGGCGGCCGCATGTCCATTAAAGCCTAGGCAGACCGATCGGCCATCATGCATGCGTGTACAGTACAGAGGTGGCCGAGATGGAGATGACGAGTGGCGCTGGAGGCGTGCGAAAGCAGCTGGACGATCcggcggcgtcggcggccacCGGGGAGGGACGAGAAGATGTGGTGCCGGGTTTTGATCGTCGGCAGCCTAGTGACGCTGCCGCTCCTCACTCGCCTTCTTCGTAATGATTCCATGCTTGAAAAAAATATTGTACCTTTAGGAAATTATTGATAAGTAGGCCGCTTGAAAGGCTTGTATGGCTTTATTGTAGGTGTTATACTATTGCATTCGTCATCAAGGGTAAAAGAGTAATTTTGTGTTGCTTTTAACATCATTAGCTTGTCAAACTGACGGAAGGACCAAGAAACTAAACAAAACTCGTTTTCGGGCCAAAtagccaagttcaagagaaaaaATGCCAAGAAACTAAGCACAACTTTTTTTAGACCAAAAATAATTATATTTTGAGGCTTGTCAAACTGTTTTCATACTCTTAGCCATTTGTTTTAACTTTCCCAAAAATAATTATAATAGTTTTATTTATTATACCTatttttgtttgttttgtatCTGTGCAAGTTTCGGGTATAATTGCACTGTTCCCGACATcgctttggggaatttggaaacCTATGGTTTCGATGAGGAGAGAAcaagcggcgacggcggcgcgtcTCGACATTTATGTGGGCCAGGGGTTAGGTCGGGCTAGATTCCAACCTCTCCTCCAATTGGTTGGGCCAGGTGGGCCCAACTGTTTTCAATAAGGAAACCTCGATGCCGCCGCCCACGAAGAAAAACCAAACTGACTGGTAGCCCACGTCTAAGCGCCTGAGCTCTCTCTTTGTTTGTATTCTAATTTGGGCTAGGCCGCAACAAGGCCTTGTAGCCCACGCTGGCGGACTCTCGGATAAGGAAGCGATACAGGCCGTCCACTCGGACTCCGAATTGGCAACCGTTAGAACTTAAGACAGAGGCGCGAGGCGGAGCGGAGGGGGCAACCTAGGGAGGGTTCGCCGATTGGGGGCAATTTTGCGGCGCGCGGTGGCCAGCCCTCGCCGGATCTGGGCATCCGACGATGCCTCCACGGAGGGGAAGCCAGGGAGGGCGACGAGCTCAACCATATCCCGAGGTGgctcaatgaagcagccgacatgttagcaaagatggcatcgagcCGAGAGCCGGTCCCCACTGGCATCTTCGCTAGTGACCTGCGCAAGCCCTCAGTCTGATATGAGGAACCAGAACAGGCCAGCAATGAGCCGCTAGTTctaggcttgggggctaaccGACCCTCAGTTCCatccgaccctgaggtcatggaacttATCAAAGACCCAGTGGTGGAGCCCAACCCTTTGACTGACTAGAGAACACCTTATCTCGATTGCCACCTCCACGAGGTGCTCCCTGTCGACAAGACGGAGgcccgacggctcgcgcgacgcgccaaCTCCTTCGTCATTATCAAAGGGgagcttgaaagctctagtttggttttggtgaattgatgaaaccctaagtgctaatctagtttatcaagtgatcatgagataggtagcacactttaagtggagaagccaatgaagatcatagcatgacaatggtgatggcatggtgatgatcaagggcttaaacttgaaaagaagaaagagaaaaacaaaaagctcaaggcaaaggtataatttgtaggagctattttgttttggtgatcaagacacttagagagtgtgatcacatttaggattgatagtcatactattaagaggagtgaaactcgtatcagaatgcggttatcaaagtgccactagatgctctaactcattgcatatgcatttaggatctagtggagaactaacacccttgaaaatgtttgtgaaaatatgctaacacatgtgcacaaggtgatacacttggtggttggcacattttagcaagggtagagaagttagaagtgaaagggAGTTGGTTGCAAttatgctggcgtcggtcaactgaccggacgctgggtcactctgtgatcggacgctgaagggctatgtCTGGTCGagtggtcggtcggcacagtgattagggttaagcaccggacgctgggctgtgtccagtcatgcatgaccgaacacgtccggtcggcaaaaacatgtttttgacccttactgtaaacgaccggacgctgagggtccagcgttcggtcagctctgtcggagcattcggtcaacttgttgaccattgagatcaaacgttcaccgttgaacgcaggggacacgtggccgccatcgagcgaccgaacgctgaggagcagcgtccggtcagttggaccagagcgtccggtcaccccgcactgtacccagtgaaggggtacaacggctctatttcgtgggggcttctatttaagccccatggccggttcaagctcacttccttagccatttgcattgacatagcaaccttgtgagcttagccaaaggcctcccactcatctccatcattgattcatcatcatagtgagattaggagtgatccaagtgcattgcttgagtgattgcatctagaggcacttagtgttcgtgtttcgctgtggatttcgcttgttactcttggtggttgccgccacctagacggcttggagcagcgaggatcgttgagtggaggtggtgattgtctccggctccgatcgtggtgattgtgaggggttcttgaccttttcccggtggagcgccaaaaggtactctagtggattgctcgtggcttgtgtgatcctcatcttgtgtttgttgtacgacaccctattgagggtttggcgtgtgatgccaattagcgcgtgaacctccaagtgagtgaatcgccacaacgaggactagcttgccggcaagcaagtgaacctcggtaaaaatcattgtgttcatcattgattccgaggtgattggtcttcattgttattcatccttgtgattgattggttccttcctctacacgacggtataaccttcttgatcactctcttaacattaccgcaaactagttgtcaagctctttagtgtaactagttgtgagagcttgtttgcttggttggtgtggctctttagttagtctttgagagcacactaacatagggtaatgtctttgctattgtgtggataaacactatctaaactagaattgtggtaggtggcttgcattttgagtaggctagcacaacacttgcttcgcctcataattgtctaaccattttgttaagtgttgttgtagaaattttattaggttgttcaccccccctctagccattaggacctttcaagtggtatcagagccgaggtcaccattatttgaggcttaacaaccttcaatattaaaatggctcaaatcaacaacaccaaaaagccaccccaatttgatggctcaaattattcttattggaagtcaaagatgaccacacatatcaagtcaatcaatagaaaggtgtggaaggtggtagaaaccaaaattgagattggtgatccggagaatcccaccaccgccgaagaaatgcttctccaaaataatgatattgctctaagtgccattcatgatgcaattgatgtgagaacatttgagcaaatcaagaatattaagatggctcatgaagcttgaaagaaattggaagaatcatttgagggcactcaagccatgaagggtgcaaaggcatatattctcaaagagaagtttgtaagcttcaagatgaaggaagatgagagtgtgccggacatgttccatcggatggaagtga is from Miscanthus floridulus cultivar M001 chromosome 7, ASM1932011v1, whole genome shotgun sequence and encodes:
- the LOC136463648 gene encoding 2-hydroxy-palmitic acid dioxygenase MPO1-like, with the translated sequence MAKPRGGGGLLDLEGHYAFYGAYHSNPVNVSIHELFVWPIFLTALMLLHLTAPSAHAAGIGAAVYASYYFLLDRRAGALAALLCYLCWAASGALAARLGFSVGWKVVLVAQLVCWTMQFIGHGVFEKRAPALLDNLVQAFLMAPFFVLLEILHTFGGYEPYPGFHDKVNKLIEEARKEWEDKKSKKSS